GCCGCGCCGGCCGCCTGCCCGACGCCGCGCCCGCGACGCGCTCGGACGAGACCGAGCAGCCGCGCCCCGAGACGGCCTGATGGCAGCGGCAGCCGGGGCGACGCCCGACGCGGCCGGCGCAGTCGACCCCCGCAGCGTGCGGATGCGCAGGCTCGCCATCCAGTTCGGCAAGTTCCTCATCGTCGGCGGCATCTCGTTCTCGGTCGACTACGGCCTGTTCCTGCTGCTGCACACGGTGCTCGGCGTGCCCTACGTGGCCGCGAGCACCATCTCGTTCTCGCTGTCGCTCATCCTCAACTACGTGCTCACGCTGAAGTTCGTGTTCGTGGCGCAGCCGGGCCGCTCGATCGCGAAGGAGTTCGCGATCTACGTCGGGCTCAACATCGTGGCGCTCGGGCTCAACCAGCTCATCCTCTTCCTGTCGGTCGAGCTGCTGCACGTGTGGCCCGAGATCGGCAAGCTCATCGCGACCGCCATCGTGCTGGTCTACAACTTCATCGCCCGCAAGATGCTCATCGAGCGTCCGGGACGAGCGGCTGCACCAGCCGCAGACGATCGCATCGACGAGACGAGGCACCAGGCATGACGAACGACGAGCGGGACCGCGCCGGGGTCGAGGAGACCGCTGCGGCCGAGCAGGCCGAGTCGCCGGTGGCGACCGACGTCGAGACGCCGGCAGCGGCAGCGCCGGCCGAGCCGCGCCGCCCGATCGGCGAGCGCGTCGGCGGCGCGCTCGACCGCGCGCAGGCCCGCGTCGGTGCCGGCGTCGGCCGCGCGGGCGACGCCGTGCTCGCGATCCCCGTCGGCCGCTGGTGGCGTCGCGTCGAGCGCCCCGGCATCGGCGACTGGGTGCTGCTGGGTGCCGTCTCGCTGCTCGCGTTCGTCACCTTCCTCTACGGCGACGTGCGCGTGACGTACGAGCACACCTTCAACTTCCTCGACGCCGTCGCCGCCGGCCGCGTGCAGGACTTCTACCA
The sequence above is a segment of the Agrococcus jejuensis genome. Coding sequences within it:
- a CDS encoding GtrA family protein, translated to MAAAAGATPDAAGAVDPRSVRMRRLAIQFGKFLIVGGISFSVDYGLFLLLHTVLGVPYVAASTISFSLSLILNYVLTLKFVFVAQPGRSIAKEFAIYVGLNIVALGLNQLILFLSVELLHVWPEIGKLIATAIVLVYNFIARKMLIERPGRAAAPAADDRIDETRHQA